One part of the Chryseobacterium mulctrae genome encodes these proteins:
- a CDS encoding glycoside hydrolase family 19 protein — protein sequence MTAFELSKKYKSLLDKKGINTPIRLAHFFAQLDHESNLIPKRESLYYTTIENARATFKTPFKGKTDVFVNSYLKNSIKMANYVYANRMGNGNEASGDGYKNRGGGYMQHTGADEMKTLKARTGIDFVSNPDLLKEEANAMIAAIDFWNRRGLSNFADKDDLDGISDLINIGRLTVTYGDGNGFKKRKEKLNYYKTVFAYK from the coding sequence ATGACAGCATTCGAACTATCAAAAAAATACAAATCGTTGTTGGATAAAAAAGGAATTAATACTCCGATTAGACTTGCTCACTTTTTTGCTCAATTAGATCATGAATCTAACTTGATTCCTAAAAGAGAAAGTCTTTATTACACAACTATTGAAAATGCAAGAGCAACATTTAAAACGCCATTCAAAGGAAAGACAGATGTATTTGTGAATTCATATCTGAAGAATTCCATTAAGATGGCAAATTATGTTTATGCTAACCGAATGGGAAATGGTAATGAAGCAAGCGGTGATGGATATAAAAATAGAGGTGGAGGATATATGCAACATACTGGGGCAGATGAAATGAAAACCTTAAAAGCCAGAACAGGAATAGATTTCGTTTCAAATCCAGATTTACTAAAAGAAGAGGCAAACGCAATGATAGCTGCGATCGATTTTTGGAATCGTAGAGGTTTAAGTAATTTTGCTGACAAAGATGATCTAGATGGAATAAGTGACCTTATAAATATTGGTAGACTTACAGTAACTTATGGAGATGGTAATGGATTTAAGAAACGTAAAGAAAAATTGAATTATTACAAAACTGTTTTTGCATATAAGTAA